The DNA window ACCGAAATGGGCGGGACCGCAACAATGCGGCTTCAATCCACCAACAGGTAAACCCCATGAGCTTGCAGGCCGAAGGATTCAGCAAAACCGAACTGACACTGGCCACCAATTTTCTTGATCAGATTCCGTTCAACAAATTACTGGGGCTGAAGCCAACATTATTAAGTGGCGAGCGTTGTGAATTTACCCTGGCCATGCGTGACGATCTGGTCGGCAACTGGTTGCAGGGCATTCTGCACGGCGGTGTGATTGCCACGGCGCTGGATGTCAGTGGTGGGGCGATGGCGATGATTGCTACCTGGCAGCGTATGCACCGGCATGACATTCCGAAAAGCGAGCGGCCGCAAAAGCTGGCCAAGCTCGGCACCATCGATATGCGGGTGGATTACCTGCACCCCGGTAAAGGCAAAGAATTTACCATCAGCGCCACGCTGTTGCGTATCGGCAACAAAGTGGCCGTGACGCGGATGGAATTTCACAATGAAGACGGTGTATTAATTGCGGTAGGCACCGGCACCTATTTGTGTGGCTAAGGCAACGGCCCTTCAATAAGTGACGGATGTCTGCGCAATCTGTTATTGATATTTTTCTTCCAGCCGGGTGATGACATCCTGAGTGACCCGCAGGCTTTCCAGAAAATCGAGCAGGTTGTATTCCAGGTTCACATTTAAGTGGGTGGCCTGGCCGCCGAAAAAGTCCGGATTTTTACCCTGAAACTGCAGCGCCAGGTCGAGCTGGCCATCGGGTTGATACAGCACGCCGGTT is part of the Venatoribacter cucullus genome and encodes:
- a CDS encoding thioesterase family protein gives rise to the protein MSLQAEGFSKTELTLATNFLDQIPFNKLLGLKPTLLSGERCEFTLAMRDDLVGNWLQGILHGGVIATALDVSGGAMAMIATWQRMHRHDIPKSERPQKLAKLGTIDMRVDYLHPGKGKEFTISATLLRIGNKVAVTRMEFHNEDGVLIAVGTGTYLCG